In Candidatus Methylomirabilis sp., the genomic stretch CATCCGGCCGCCCGCGTCGGCCCGGACCGTCAGCTCGGGGGGGATCTCCTCCAGGAACCGAGAGGGGAGGTTGAAGCTTCCTCCGCCGTACAGGCGGCGCTCCAGGGCTGCCGTGCAGTAGAGGCGGTGCTTGGCGCGGGTGATCCCCACGTAGCAGAGCCGCCGCTCCTCCTCCAGTTCCTCGTCATCGGCAAGTGCCCGGGCGTGGGGGAAGACCCCCTCCTCCATCCCGGTGAGGAAGACCGTTCCGAACTCCAGCCCCTTTGCCATGTGGAGAGTCATGAGGGTGACCGCTCCCCGGCCATCCTCCAGGGTATCCGCGTCGGAGATGAGGGCCACCGAGTCGAGGAACGCCTGCAGCGTCGGCTCCTCACTCCGAAGCACGAAGTCCTGGGCGGCCGCAACGAGCTCGCGTAAGTTCTCCAACCTCCCCTCCGCCTCGGGCGTCCCCTCCTCCTGGAGGGCCCTCGGCAGGCCGCTCTCCTCGAGCACTGCCTGGACCAAGTCCGGCAGCGCAAGCTGCGCCACCTGGGCCCGGAGCCGCTCGATGAGGGCGGTGAACTCCTGCAACGCCTTCTGCTGCCGGGCTGGCAGCGCCTCCAGAAGCTCTTGCCGGCTGCACGCCTCCCAGAGGGAGCAGCGCTGGACTGATGCCACCTGGTCCAGCTTCTCCAGGGCCCCCTTTCCCAGGCCCCGGGGCGGGACCCCGATGGCGCGCAGGAACGAGACCGAATCCGCGGACGAGGCAATGAGGCGCAGGTAGGCCAGGGCGTCCTTCACCTCCTTGCGCTCGTAGAACCGGACCCCACCCACGATGACGTAGGGGATGACCTGCCGCCTGAGCGCGTCCTCCAGGGCCCGGGACTGGGCGTTCACCCGGTAGAAGACGGCGAAGTCATCGAGGGAGGCGCCCTCCTCCGCCCCCAGCCGGCCGATGGTCCGGGCGACGAACTCCGCCTCTTCTTCCTCGTCCCGTCCCTGGAACAGCCCGACCGGCTCCCCGCCGGCCCGCTCGGTCCAGAGCCGCTTCGGCTTCCGGTCGAGGTTCTTCGAGATGACCCCGTGGGCCGCGTCCAGGATGACCTGCGTGGACCGGTAGTTCTGCTCCAGGCGGACGACCCGGCACGCGGGATAGTCCCGCTCGAAGTCCAGGATGTTTCGGAGATCCGCGCCCCTCCATCTATATATGGACTGATCGTCATCCCCGACAACCGCCAGATTCTGGTGCGCCGCCGCGAGCAGCCGGACCAGCCGGTACTGGGCGTGGTTCGTGTCCTGGTACTCGTCCACCATCAGGTAGCGCCAGAGGGTCTGGTAGGCCGCCAGGATGGTCGGGTGTTCCTCGAAGAGCCGGACCGTCCGCATCAGGAGGTCGTCGAAGTCCAGGGCCCCGCTCTGCTGGAGTCGCTCCTGGTACCGGTAATAGGCGCGGGCCACTCGCTCCTCCGTAAAATCGGCCGCGGCTGCCGCATACTCCGCCGGGGTGAGCAGCTCGTTCTTCGCCCGACTGACCCTCGCGAGGGCCAGCCGGGGGTTCAGGACCCGCTCCCCGAAGTCGAGATCGGTGAGGCAGGCCTTCATCACGCTCAGCTGATCCGCATCGTCGTAGATGACGAAGGAGCCTCGCAGTCCGAGGAGGTGCGCATTGCGCCGGAGGATCCGGACGCAGGTGGCATGGAACGTCCCCACCCAGACGCCGAGCCCCGCTGCCCCGAGGAGGCGCTCCACCCGCTCGCGCATCTCGCCGGCTGCCTTGTTGGTGAAGGTGACGGCCAGGACGCTCCCCGGGCGGACGCCGCACCCGTCAATCAAATGGGCGATCCGATGGGTAATGACCCGGGTTTTGCCGGAGCCGGCCCCGGCCAGGATCAGGAGCGGCCCCTCCGTGTGGAGGACCGCCTCCCGCTGCGCCGGGTTCAGACTCTCGAGAACCTGTCGCATTGCCTTCTGGATCCCGGATGTCTCACCGAGCCCCATGGCCTCATGGCGAAGCGCCGGTGGAATTATAGCCCAGGCGGAAGAGGGGTCGGAAGGAAAAGCCTGGGAACGGTAGCGCGGCCGGGGGGGGGCGCAGGGCTACTCGACGGTGACACTCTTGGCGAGGTTGCGGGGCTGGTCCACGTCGCAGCCCTTGCGGACGGCGACGTGGTAGGCCAGCAGCTGCAGCGGGATCGTCATGAGGGCGGGGCTCGTCAGGCGGGAGGAGCGCGGGACCATCAGGCAGTGATCCACCTTCTCGGCCAGCTCGTGATCCCCCTCGGTGCCGAAGGCGATGACGATGCCGCCCCGGGCCTTGACCTCCTGGATGTTGGCCAGGATCTTCTCGTAGACCTTATCCCGCGGGGCCAGGACCACGACCGGCATCTGCTCGTCAATGAGGGCGATGGGACCGTGCTTCATCTCCCCCGCCGGATACCCCTCGGCGTGGATGTAGGAGAGCTCCTTGAGCTTGAGCGCCCCCTCGAGCGCGACCGGGTAGTGGATTCCCCGCCCGAGGTAGAGGAAGTCCCGGCAGGCGGCGTACTGCTGGGCCAGCGCCTCCACTTCGGCGTCGAGCCTCAGCGCGGCCTCCGCCTGCTGGGGCAACCGGATGAGGTCTGCCAGGTGTGCCCGCATGGTGTCGCCGTCCAGGGTGCCCCGCCGCTGGCCGAGGTGCAGGGCCAAGAGGTAGAGGGCGACCAGTTGGCTCGTGAAGGCCTTGGTGGAGGCCACCCCGATCTCGGGGCCGGCGTGGGTGTAGAGGACGCCGTCCGCCTCCCGGCTGATGCTGGAGCCGACCGCGTTCACGATGGCGGCTGCCGGGCAGCCGCGCTTGCGGGCCTCGCGGAGGGCCACCAGGGTATCCAGCGTCTCCCCCGACTGGCTGATGGCCGCGAAGAGGGTCCGCGCGTCCACCAGCGGGCTCCGGTAGCGGAACTCGGAGCCGTAGTCCACCTCCACGGGAAGCGCGGCGATCTCCTCCAGAAGGAACTTCCCCACCAGGGCGGCGTGCCAGGAGGTGCCGCACGCCACCAGGGTGATCCGCTGCACCTGACCCAGCGCCTCCTCCAGCGGCTCCATCCCCTCCAGGAAGATCCGCCCCTGCTCGAGCGAGTACCGGCCGAGCAGCGTGTCCCGCATGGCCCGGGGCTGCTCGTAAATCTCCTTGAGCATGAAGTGCTTGTAGCCCCCCTTCTCGGCCAGGATGGGGCTCCAGGCCACGCGCTCCACGCGCTTGCTGACCGGCTCCCCGTCCATGGTGGTGACTTCCACCCCGTCGCGGCCGAGGACGGCCACCTCGCCGTCGTCGAGGAAGAGGACGTTGCGCGTGTGGGCGAGGAGGGCCGGGATGTCGGAGGCGATGAGGAACTCCCCCTCCCCCAGGCCGA encodes the following:
- the glmS gene encoding glutamine--fructose-6-phosphate transaminase (isomerizing): MCGIIGYVGPKGVVPVLLDGLKRLEYRGYDSAGLAFLQGGRLIVQRSVGKIRDLENTLWGKDYRGEIGLGHTRWATHGRPSEENAHPHTDCRGEVVVVHNGIIENYLALKQKLTAEGHTFRSETDTEVIAHLIEKYLREGDLPTAVRRALKEVTGAYAIGVLWQGDPDRIVGARVSSPLVVGLGEGEFLIASDIPALLAHTRNVLFLDDGEVAVLGRDGVEVTTMDGEPVSKRVERVAWSPILAEKGGYKHFMLKEIYEQPRAMRDTLLGRYSLEQGRIFLEGMEPLEEALGQVQRITLVACGTSWHAALVGKFLLEEIAALPVEVDYGSEFRYRSPLVDARTLFAAISQSGETLDTLVALREARKRGCPAAAIVNAVGSSISREADGVLYTHAGPEIGVASTKAFTSQLVALYLLALHLGQRRGTLDGDTMRAHLADLIRLPQQAEAALRLDAEVEALAQQYAACRDFLYLGRGIHYPVALEGALKLKELSYIHAEGYPAGEMKHGPIALIDEQMPVVVLAPRDKVYEKILANIQEVKARGGIVIAFGTEGDHELAEKVDHCLMVPRSSRLTSPALMTIPLQLLAYHVAVRKGCDVDQPRNLAKSVTVE
- a CDS encoding DUF3553 domain-containing protein, which translates into the protein MRQVLESLNPAQREAVLHTEGPLLILAGAGSGKTRVITHRIAHLIDGCGVRPGSVLAVTFTNKAAGEMRERVERLLGAAGLGVWVGTFHATCVRILRRNAHLLGLRGSFVIYDDADQLSVMKACLTDLDFGERVLNPRLALARVSRAKNELLTPAEYAAAAADFTEERVARAYYRYQERLQQSGALDFDDLLMRTVRLFEEHPTILAAYQTLWRYLMVDEYQDTNHAQYRLVRLLAAAHQNLAVVGDDDQSIYRWRGADLRNILDFERDYPACRVVRLEQNYRSTQVILDAAHGVISKNLDRKPKRLWTERAGGEPVGLFQGRDEEEEAEFVARTIGRLGAEEGASLDDFAVFYRVNAQSRALEDALRRQVIPYVIVGGVRFYERKEVKDALAYLRLIASSADSVSFLRAIGVPPRGLGKGALEKLDQVASVQRCSLWEACSRQELLEALPARQQKALQEFTALIERLRAQVAQLALPDLVQAVLEESGLPRALQEEGTPEAEGRLENLRELVAAAQDFVLRSEEPTLQAFLDSVALISDADTLEDGRGAVTLMTLHMAKGLEFGTVFLTGMEEGVFPHARALADDEELEEERRLCYVGITRAKHRLYCTAALERRLYGGGSFNLPSRFLEEIPPELTVRADAGGRMPGEESGPVVREPDGLRYESVEEGERSVDFYRPGVRVRHPEWGIGTIRDRTGEGEDAKVTITFPGVGSKRVKVKYANLTRA